In Thermus aquaticus, the sequence AGCCCCCGGGGCCCGACGGCTCCCGGGAGTTCTACGGAGGGGACCTCTTTGGCGTCCTGGAGGCCCTGCCCTACCTCCAGGACCTGGGGGTGGAGACCCTCTACCTCACCCCCATCTTCAAAAGCCCCAGCAGCCACCGCTACGACACCGAGGACTACCTCCAGGTGGACCCCCACCTGGGCGGGGAGGAGGCCCTAGAAGCCCTCTACCAGGCCCTCGAGGCCCAGGGGATGAAACTCGTCCTGGACGGGGTCTTCAACCACATCGGGGCCACCCACCCCTGGTTCCAGAAGGCCCTAGACCCCAAAAGCCCCGAGCGCACCATGTTCACCTTCTTTCCCGACGGCTCCTACCAGAGCTTCTTTGGGGTCCGGCAGATGCCCAAGCTGGACTACGCTTCCCCCCTGACCCAGGAGCGCTTCGTCTTCGGCAAAAGGGCCCCCATCCGCCACTGGATGCGCCTCTGCCATGGCTGGCGGCTGGACGTGGCCCACGCCATCGGGGAGGGGGGGACCAACCGCAAGAACGCCCGCTGGCTTAGGGCCCTGGCCCGGGCCGCCAAGGAGGAGCGGGAGGAGGCCTTCGTCTTCGGCGAGCTCTCCTACGACACCGTCCCCACCCTACGGGCCCACACCCTGGACGGGGCCATGCACTACGCCGGCTTCGCCCACCCGGTCATGGCCTGGCTTTCGGGAAGGGACGTCCACGGCCTTCCCGCCCCTCTAGGGGCCCACGAGGTCTGGCAGGTCCTCCACGACCACTACGCCGCCCTGCCCCTCCAGCTCCGCCACACCATGTACACCCTCCTCTCCTCCCACGACATCCCCCGGGCCCTGTGGCGGCTTAGGGGGGATAAGGAGCGCTTCAAGCTGGCCTACGCCCTCCTCTTCGCCTTCCCGGGAAGCCCCGCCATCTACTACGGGGACGAGATCAGCCTTTCCCAGCCCAACCCCTACGAGGTCTGGGCGGGGGACCCCTACTGCCGCGCCCCCTTTCCCTGGGACGAGGCGGCCTGGGACCGGGACCTCCTCCGCTTCTTTAAGCGCCTCGTCCACCTCAAAAAGACCCACCCCGCCCTCCGCCAGGGGGGCCTTCTGCCCCTGGAGGCCCCGGAGGGCGTCCTGGCCTTCCGCCGGCGGTGGCGGGGGAAGGAGGTCCTGGCCTACTTCGCCAAAGAAGGGGCCAGACTTCGGGTTCCCCAGGGGGTGGACCTCCTCACGGGCCAGGAGGTGGCGGGGGAGGTGGAGGCCCGCTACCTCCTCCTGGAGCCCGTATCCTAGAAGAATGGAACCCAAAGGCCCGCCCAAAGACCTCCTCGCCCAAGCGGAAGGCCTTCGGAGCGTGGACCCCAGTACCCCGGGCTTCAGGGAGAGGTTCCTCGCCCTCCTCCTTGAGGCCAAAGCCCGCTGGGAAAGCCTTTCCCCCGAGGAAAAAGGGCGGCTTCTCGCCCTGTTGGGCGCCCTCCTTTCCCTCTTGCCTTGGGGGAGGTTGGGGCGGATCGGGGCTCTCTTCCAGAGGGCCACAAGCCCCCAGGCCCAGCTCCTTTTGCGGCTGGCCCTCAGGCTCCTAAAGCGCTAGCCCCGGGCTATACTGGGCTTTTGTGCGGGACGTCCTCGAGGTCCTGGAGTTCCCCAAGGTGAAGGCCCTCCTGGCAACGAGGGCCAAGACCCCCTTGGGGCAGGAGCTGGCCCTCGGCCTGGCTCCCCTTTCCCGGGAAGAGGCGGAAAGGCGCCACGGCCTCACCCAGGAGGCCCTCAGCTACCCCTACGCCCTCCCCGAGGCCGGGGCCTTGAAGGCGGCCTGGGAGCGGGCCAAGGCGGGAGGGAGGCTTTCCGGCCCCGAGCTCCTTCGGGCGGCCCAGGCCCTCGAGGAGGCCATGGCCCTCAAGGAGGAGCTCCTTCCCCTGCAAAACGCCCTGAGCCAGGTGGCGGCGGGCATCGGGGACCACGGGGCCTTCCTCCTTCGGGTCAGGAAGGCCCTGGACGAGGAGGGGGCGGTGCGGGACGAGGCCAGCCCCCGCCTCAAGCAGATCCGCCAGGAACTCCACCCCCTGCGCCAGGAGATCCTGAACCGCCTTTACGCCCTCATGGACCGGCACAAGGAGGCCGTCCAGGACCGCTTCGTCACCCTTAGGCGGGAGCGCTACTGCATCCCGGTGCGGGCCGGGATGGCCCATAAGATCCCGGGCCTCCTCCTGGACGAGTCCGAGTCCGGGGCCACCCTCTTCATAGAGCCCCTCTCAGTGGTCAAGCTCAACAACCGCCTCTACGCCCTTAGGCTCCAGGAGGAGGAGGAGGTGAACCGGATCCTCAGGGAACTCTCCCAGCGCCTGGCCGAGGACCCCGGGGTGCCGGGGACCCTCGAGGCCCTGGCCCTTCTGGATCTAGTCCAGGCCCAGGCCGCCTTGAGCAGGGACCTGGGGCTTTCCCGCCCCCGGTTCGGGGAGGGCTACGCCCTGGAGGAGGCCTTCCACCCCCTCATAGAGAACCCGGTCAAGAACAGCTTCGCCCTGGACGAAACCCACCGCCTCCTCCTCATCTCCGGCCCCAACATGGGGGGCAAGACGGCCCTCCTCAAGACCCTGGGCCTCGCCGTCCTCATGGCCCAGTCCGGCCTCTTCGTGGCCGCTAAGAGGGCCACCCTGGCCTGGCCCGACCGGGTCTACGCCGACATCGGCGACGAGCAGTCCCTTCAGGAAAGCCTCTCCACCTTCGCCGGGCATCTGAAGCGCCTCAAGGAGATGCTGGAAGGGGCCACGGAGAGGAGCCTGGTCCTCATAGACGAGCTGGGAAGCGGCACCGACCCCGAGGAGGGGGCGGCCCTCTCCCAGGCCATCCTCGAGGCCCTCCTGGCCCGCGGGGTCAAGGGGATGGTCACCACCCACCTCTCCCCCCTCAAGGCCTTCGCCCAGGGGCGGGAGGGGATCATGAACGCCTCCATGCGCTTTGACCTGGCCACCCTGCGCCCCACCTACGAGCTGGTCCTGGGGGTGCCGGGGCGGAGCTACGCCCTGGCCATCGCCCGGAGGCTGGCCCTGCCCGAGGCGGTCCTGAGGCGGGCCGAGGCCCTCCTCCCCGAGGGAGGGCGGCTGGAAGCCCTTCTGGAGAAGCTAGAGGCCGAGCGCCTGGCTCTCATGGAGGAAAAGCGCCACCTGCAGAAAGCCCTGGAGGAGGCCGAGGCCCTGAAGCGGGAGCTTCTGGCCCGGGAGAAGGGCTTCGCCGAGGAGCGGCAAAGGCGCCTGAAGGCCCTCGAGGAGGAGGTGCGTCAGCGCCTTCTCCAGGTGGAGGCCGAAATCAAGGCCATCAGGGAGAAGGCCAGGACCGAGGGCAAGCGGGACGCCCTGAGGGAGCTCATGGCCCTGAAGGAGCGCTACGCCAAGAAGGCCCCGCCGCCCCCGCCCCCCCCGGGCCTCACCCCGGGCCAAGCGGTGGAGGTGCCCTCCTTGGGGAAGCGGGGCCGGCTCCTGGAGATCCGGGGAGAGGAAGCCCTGGTCCAGGTAGGCCCCCTAAAGATGAGCCTGAAGGCCGCCGAGCTCAAGCCCCTCCAGGAGGAGGCTACCCCCAAGGCCCTCCCCCTCAGGCCCCGCCGGGAGGTGAAGGAGGTGGACCTCCGGGGCCTCACCGTGGAGGAGGCCCTTCTGGAAGTGGATAGCGCCCTGGAGGAGGCCCGCGCCCTGGGCCTCCCCACCCTCCGCCTCCTCCACGGCAAGGGCACGGGCGCCTTACGCCAGGCCATCCGGGAGGTTTTGCGCCGGGACAAACGGGTGGAGGCCTTCGCCGACGCGCCCCCCAACGAGGGAGGGCACGGGGTCACGGTGGTGGTCCTGAAGGGGGGAGCCTCCCCTAGCGCAAAAGGGTGAGGACTCCCAGAACCACGGCGATGGCCGTGAAGTAGAGCATGGCCTTGTTGAAGGCGGTGTTGATCTCCGCCTTCACCTCCTGGCGGAGGCCGGCCATCTCCTGGCGGAGGCCTGAGATCTCGGCCCGCACCTCCTGGCGCAGGCCGTTGAACTTCTCCTCCATCTCCTGGCGGAAGCCGGCCATTTCCGCCCTCATCTCCTGGCGAAGCCCGTCCATCCCTTGGCGAAGACCGGCGATCTCCGCCCTCACTTCCTGGCGGAGCCCGTCCATCTCCTGGCGGAGGCCCGCAATCTCGGCCCGCACCTCCTGGCGCAGACCATTGAACCTCTCCTCCATCTCCTGGCGAAGCCCGGAGATCTCCGCCTTCACCTCCTGGCGGAGCCCGTCCATCTCCTGGCGGAGGCCCGCAATCTCGGCCCGCACCTCCTGGCGCAGACCATTGAACCTCTCCTCCATCTCCTGGCGAAGCCCGGAGATCTCCGCCTTCACCTCCTGGCGCAGGCCGTTGAACTTCTCCTCCATCCCCTGGCGGAGGCCTGAGATCTCGGCCCGCACCTCCTGGCGGAGGCTGGCCATCTCCGCCTTCACCTCCTGGCGGAGAAGGTCCATCCTCGCCTCCAGGGCGGACACCCGGTCGGGGAGGACGGCCATCACCCCTTCCACGATGCCCTCTAGCTTGTAGAGGCGTTCTTCTACGGTCATCTGGCTCTCAGGATAGCAGACCCGCCCGCACCTTAAAGAGGCCTTCCCTCCACTGCAGCGATGCGGGCCCGCACCTCCTGGGGAAGAGGGGCAGGCCTTCCTCCCTCCAGCCAGACCTGGACCGTCTTCCCCCGGGCTGCCTCCTCCCCCGCCGCCAGAACCAGGTACTCCATGTCAAAGCTGGAGCGCCCCAGGCGGACCACCCGCACCCCCACCTCCACCGGGTCCTGCAGGAGGATGGGTCTCAGGAAGTCCACCTCGGCCCGAGCCAGGATGAAGTGCCCCTTGCCCACCCAGTCCGGCTCCAACCGGGAGAAGTAAGCCGCGCGGGCCACCTCCAGATAGGTGAGGTAGACGGCGTTGTTCACGTGCCCCAGAGCGTCCAGGTCGCGGAAGCGCACCTGGATGGGCACCACCACGGGAAAGCCTTCCACGGGGAAAAAGCTTACCATCTCCCGGCCTCTGACCCAGGGGTCAGGTAAAGTGGGGTCATGACGGAGACCACCTGGGACCTGACCCCCCTTTTCCCCAGCCTAGAAAGCCCGGAGTTCCAGAGGGCCTGGCAGGGCCTAAGGGAGCGCATCGGCGGGCTTAAGGACCTCCTGGAGCGGGAAGCCCCCCTCCAGGAGGTCCTCTTTGCCCTAGACACCCTCTTTGAGGAGGCCCTTCCCCTTCAGGCCTACCTCTACGCCCGCTTCAGCGCCAACACCGCCGACGAGGCCGCGTTGGCCAAGCTCTCCGAGCTAGAGATCCTCCTCCTGGACTTCCAGCGCCTAAGGCCACGCCTCACCCGCTACCTGGCCCTGCAGGACCCGGAGGAGGCGGGCCCTTACCGCCTCCTTGTGGAGGAAGCCCGGCTTTTCGCCCTCCACATGATGCCTGAAGGGGAGGAGACCCTGGCGGCGGAGCTCTCCCTCTCCGGCCGGGGGGCCTGGGCCAAGCTCCACGAGAACCTGACCAGCCAGATCACGGCGGTGGTGGACGGGGAGGAAATGCCCATCACCAAGGTGCGCAACCTCTATTTCCGTCCCGAGGAAGACGTGCGCAGGAAAGCCTACCAGGCGGAGCTTCTGGCCTGGGAGCAAAACCAGGTGCCCATCGCCTACGCCCTGAACGGGGTGAAGGGGGAGGCGGTGGTGCTGAACCGCAGGCGGGGCTTTCGGGACGACCTAGAGCCCACCCTCCTGCAAAACCGCATCACCAGGAAGGCCCTTCTGGCTATGCAGGAGGCGGTGGAGGAAAGCCTGCCCCTCTTTCGGCGCTACTACCTTCTGAAGGCCAAAGCTCTAGGCAAGGAGCGCCTGGACTGGTGGGACCTCTTCGCTCCCATAGGCCAGGGGCGGCGCTGGACCCTGGAGGAGGCCCGAGGCTTCATCGTGGAGAAGCTCGCCGCCTTCTCCCAAAACGCCGCCCAGGTGGCGGAGGTGGCCTTTAGGGAGCGCTGGATGGATCTCCTCCCCCGCAAGGGCAAGGTGGGCGGGGCCTACTGCATGCCGAGGGGTGGGGGCAAGAGCCTGATCCTGGCCAACTACGAGGAAAGCTTTGAGTCCGTCTCTACCCTGGCCCACGAGCTGGGCCACGCCTACCACAACTTCGCCCTGGCCCGGGTCCCCGCCTCCTTGCGGGAGGTGCCCATGACCTTGGCGGAGACGGCCAGCATCATGAACGAGACCCTGGTGGTGGAAGCCGCCCTGAAGGAGGCCTCCCCCGAGGAGGGCCTCCTGATCCTGGACGCCTACCTGCAGGGAGCGGCCCAGGTGGTAGTGGACATCTATAGCCGCTTCCTCTTTGAGTCCTGGGTCTTCGCCCGCAGGAAGGAACGGGAGCTTTCCCCAAGGGAGTTCAAGGAGCTCATGGTGGAGGCCCAGAAAAGGGCCTACGGGGAGGCTCTGGCCTCCTTCCATCCCTACATGTGGGCGGTGAAGGGGTACTACTACGGCTCTGACTTTTACAACTACCCCTACACCTTCGGCCTCCTCTTCGGCCTGGCCCTCTACAGCGAGGCCAAGGAGGACCCGGCCTTCATGGAGCGCTACGAGGGGCTCCTGGCCGAGTCCGGGATGCACACCGCCAAGGCCCTGGCGGCCCGGTTCGGCTTTGACCTGGAAAGCCCGGAGTTCTGGCGGAAGGGCCTGAAGGTCCTGGCCGATAAGGTGGAGGAGCTAGAGCGCCGCCTCCCGGCTTAGCCCCTTCCTTTTCCCCACCGGGCAGTCCCCTTGCACCCTCCTGACCGTCCTCTGACCCAAGGGGAGTAGCCTGAAGAGGATGCGGCTTCTCGTCCTCTGCACCCACAACTCCGCCCGCAGCCAGATGGCGGAGGCCTGGCTCAAGCACCACGCCCGGGCGCTGGGGGTGGACCTCGAGGTCCACTCCGCCGGCACGGAGAAGACCTACGTGAAGGAGGAGGCCAAGCAGGTGATGGCCGAGGTGGGCCTGGACCTCACGGGCCACTTCTCCAAGACCCTTCTTGAGGTGCCGGACCCCTGGAACTTTGACCTGGTCCTCACCGTCTGCGACCAGGCCAAGGAGGCCTGCCCCGCCTACCCCGCCGAGACCCA encodes:
- a CDS encoding glycoside hydrolase family 13 protein; translated protein: MNYHDLEHLSPPFPRLGEEVAIFLETEAQEGLLLYEKDGEVLQKPMARVPGGLKAQVAVAQSPFRYLFRLPEGYWGSHGLEKALPRYDRFFHLLAHPLPPEWALGTVFYQIFPDRFRQGPKDLAPQDGAWLYGGKPIRRKAWHEPPGPDGSREFYGGDLFGVLEALPYLQDLGVETLYLTPIFKSPSSHRYDTEDYLQVDPHLGGEEALEALYQALEAQGMKLVLDGVFNHIGATHPWFQKALDPKSPERTMFTFFPDGSYQSFFGVRQMPKLDYASPLTQERFVFGKRAPIRHWMRLCHGWRLDVAHAIGEGGTNRKNARWLRALARAAKEEREEAFVFGELSYDTVPTLRAHTLDGAMHYAGFAHPVMAWLSGRDVHGLPAPLGAHEVWQVLHDHYAALPLQLRHTMYTLLSSHDIPRALWRLRGDKERFKLAYALLFAFPGSPAIYYGDEISLSQPNPYEVWAGDPYCRAPFPWDEAAWDRDLLRFFKRLVHLKKTHPALRQGGLLPLEAPEGVLAFRRRWRGKEVLAYFAKEGARLRVPQGVDLLTGQEVAGEVEARYLLLEPVS
- a CDS encoding endonuclease MutS2 codes for the protein MRDVLEVLEFPKVKALLATRAKTPLGQELALGLAPLSREEAERRHGLTQEALSYPYALPEAGALKAAWERAKAGGRLSGPELLRAAQALEEAMALKEELLPLQNALSQVAAGIGDHGAFLLRVRKALDEEGAVRDEASPRLKQIRQELHPLRQEILNRLYALMDRHKEAVQDRFVTLRRERYCIPVRAGMAHKIPGLLLDESESGATLFIEPLSVVKLNNRLYALRLQEEEEVNRILRELSQRLAEDPGVPGTLEALALLDLVQAQAALSRDLGLSRPRFGEGYALEEAFHPLIENPVKNSFALDETHRLLLISGPNMGGKTALLKTLGLAVLMAQSGLFVAAKRATLAWPDRVYADIGDEQSLQESLSTFAGHLKRLKEMLEGATERSLVLIDELGSGTDPEEGAALSQAILEALLARGVKGMVTTHLSPLKAFAQGREGIMNASMRFDLATLRPTYELVLGVPGRSYALAIARRLALPEAVLRRAEALLPEGGRLEALLEKLEAERLALMEEKRHLQKALEEAEALKRELLAREKGFAEERQRRLKALEEEVRQRLLQVEAEIKAIREKARTEGKRDALRELMALKERYAKKAPPPPPPPGLTPGQAVEVPSLGKRGRLLEIRGEEALVQVGPLKMSLKAAELKPLQEEATPKALPLRPRREVKEVDLRGLTVEEALLEVDSALEEARALGLPTLRLLHGKGTGALRQAIREVLRRDKRVEAFADAPPNEGGHGVTVVVLKGGASPSAKG
- a CDS encoding coiled-coil domain-containing protein; translation: MTVEERLYKLEGIVEGVMAVLPDRVSALEARMDLLRQEVKAEMASLRQEVRAEISGLRQGMEEKFNGLRQEVKAEISGLRQEMEERFNGLRQEVRAEIAGLRQEMDGLRQEVKAEISGLRQEMEERFNGLRQEVRAEIAGLRQEMDGLRQEVRAEIAGLRQGMDGLRQEMRAEMAGFRQEMEEKFNGLRQEVRAEISGLRQEMAGLRQEVKAEINTAFNKAMLYFTAIAVVLGVLTLLR
- a CDS encoding acyl-CoA thioesterase — its product is MEGFPVVVPIQVRFRDLDALGHVNNAVYLTYLEVARAAYFSRLEPDWVGKGHFILARAEVDFLRPILLQDPVEVGVRVVRLGRSSFDMEYLVLAAGEEAARGKTVQVWLEGGRPAPLPQEVRARIAAVEGRPL
- a CDS encoding M3 family oligoendopeptidase; translation: MTETTWDLTPLFPSLESPEFQRAWQGLRERIGGLKDLLEREAPLQEVLFALDTLFEEALPLQAYLYARFSANTADEAALAKLSELEILLLDFQRLRPRLTRYLALQDPEEAGPYRLLVEEARLFALHMMPEGEETLAAELSLSGRGAWAKLHENLTSQITAVVDGEEMPITKVRNLYFRPEEDVRRKAYQAELLAWEQNQVPIAYALNGVKGEAVVLNRRRGFRDDLEPTLLQNRITRKALLAMQEAVEESLPLFRRYYLLKAKALGKERLDWWDLFAPIGQGRRWTLEEARGFIVEKLAAFSQNAAQVAEVAFRERWMDLLPRKGKVGGAYCMPRGGGKSLILANYEESFESVSTLAHELGHAYHNFALARVPASLREVPMTLAETASIMNETLVVEAALKEASPEEGLLILDAYLQGAAQVVVDIYSRFLFESWVFARRKERELSPREFKELMVEAQKRAYGEALASFHPYMWAVKGYYYGSDFYNYPYTFGLLFGLALYSEAKEDPAFMERYEGLLAESGMHTAKALAARFGFDLESPEFWRKGLKVLADKVEELERRLPA
- a CDS encoding arsenate reductase ArsC; this translates as MRLLVLCTHNSARSQMAEAWLKHHARALGVDLEVHSAGTEKTYVKEEAKQVMAEVGLDLTGHFSKTLLEVPDPWNFDLVLTVCDQAKEACPAYPAETQKRHVSFPDPTGRPLEEWRRVRDALGRMSLYLVESLKKGEIPSDQALKEASGL